The Fusarium graminearum PH-1 chromosome 2, whole genome shotgun sequence genome includes a region encoding these proteins:
- a CDS encoding phosphatidylinositol 3-kinase tor2, which yields MAQAQQIALERLEQVSRGLKSKVSDDLRKRSAVQLRELVVICHRDLSPELFQSFYNAVNNRITQLITHGSDSSERLGGIYALDALIDFEGVDVAVKYTRFTQNLKTILRGKDINPMQPAAIALGKLCRPGGSMISEVVDSEVNTALEWLQNDRVEERRYSAVLVLRELARSAPTLMYQYIPTIFDWIWIGLRDSRQLIRATSAETVSACFRILRERDQEMKQRWMSNIYNEAKQGLKVNTVESIHGSLLVLKELLEQGAMYMQEHYQQACEIVFKHKDHRDPTIRKTVVLLIPDLASYSPADFAHTWLHKFMVYLSGMLKKDKERNDAFLAIGNIANSVKSAIAPYLDGVLIYVREGLSVQSRKRGSVDPVFDCISRLAVAVGQTLSKYMEALLDPIFACDLTPKLTQALVDMAFYIPPVKPTIQERLLDMLSVVLCGEPFKPLGAPHPNTLTSVPIIPKDAKDPLAYEHRRAEVKLALNTLGSFDFSGHVLNEFVRDVAIKYVEDEDPEIREAAALTCCQLYVRDPIVNQTSYHALQVVGDVIEKLLTVGVSDPEPNIRRTVLAALDERFDRHLAKAENIRILFFALNDEVFSIREVAISIIGRLARYNPAYVIPSLRKTLIQLLTELEFSDVARNKEESAKLLSLLVQNAQSLIKPYVEPMISVLLPKAKDPNPSVAATILKAIGELATVGGEDMMPYKDRLMPLILDALQDQSSNAKREAALHALGQLASNSGYVILPYIEYPQLLEILQSIIRTEGQRVPLRQETIKLMGILGALDPYKHQAEERTPDSRNGEATQLTDISLMMTGLTPSNKEYFPTVVINALLQILKDSSLVQHHAAVIEAIMNIFRTLGLECVSFLDRIIPAFLQVIRSATSTRLESYFNQLATLVSIVRQHIRNYLPSIVEILQEYWHTSPSLQTTILSLVEAISRSLEGEFKIYLAGLLPLMLGVLDKDNSAKRTPSERVMHAFLVFGASAEEYMHLIIPVIVRTFEKQGQPTFIRKQAIDTIGKISRQVNLNDYAAKIIHPLTRVLDMGEPVLRTAALDTLCALIQQLGKDYLHFMGTVNKTINQHQIQHSNYELLVSKLQKGEVLPQDLSSGAGFGDGADEATFADQGTKKLEMNAIHLKAAWDTKGKSTKEDWQEWLRRFSTTLLTESPNHALRACASLASVYLPLARELFNSAFVSCWSELYEQFQDELIQNIESAIKSENVPPDLLGLLLNLAEFMEHDDKALPIDIRVLGREAARCHAYAKALHYKELEFLQDQSSGAVEALIVINNQLQQSDAAIGILRKAQLYKEGIQLRETWFEKLERWEEALAFYNKREEEVPEDQAIPVDIVMGKMRCLHALGEWEALASLTGSTWANSTPEVQRMIAPLATAAAWGLNKWDSMDNYLSSLKRYSPDRSFFGAILALHRNQFREAIACVTQAREGLDTELSALQCDEKKQAIMRRTWETRLKGCQRNVEVWQRMLRLRAIVIAPTENMHMWIKFANLCRKSGRMGLAEKSLKQLIGTDAPLESMIPYWNDQRQPGPGPRSAPAAQVIYAVLKYQWETGQQAAKKTNIPEKTLYCLRKFTNDAAQRLDITRAHLNAQVGSEVNITGDYGFQNPMDPTIMSPQTQRALYEQTVLLAKCYLRQGEWLIALNKDDWQYTQVQDILTSYSQATKYNPRWYKAWHAWALANFEIVQTLTAQNEGTLSRADQSMVIEHVVPAVKGFFKSIALSEGSSLQDTLRLLTLWFTHGGSADVTSAVTEGFANVSVDTWLEVIPQLIARINQPNKRVQQSVHNLLADVGRAHPQALVYPLTVAMKSWQNTRRSRSAAQIMDSMRQHSANLVAQADIVSHELIRVAVLWHELWHEGLEEASRLYFGDHNIEGMFATLEPLHELLERGPETLREISFAQAFGRDLKEAQDWCRQYETSQDVNDLNQAWDLYYQVFRRISRQLPQVTTLELTYCSPKLLNAKNLDLAVPGTYKSGQPIVRIMSFDTTFSVINSKQRPRKLNVNGSDGKSYAFLLKGHEDIRQDERVMQLFGLCNTLLSHDSECFKRHLNIQRYPAIPLSQNSGLLGWVPNSDTLHVLIREYRESRKILLNIEHRIMLQMAPDYDNLTLMQKVEVFGYALDNTTGQDLYRVLWLKSKSSEAWLERRTNYTRSLGVMSMVGYILGLGDRHPSNLMLDRVTGKIIHIDFGDCFEVAMKREKYPERVPFRLTRMLTYAMEVSNIEGSFRITCENVMRVLRDNKESVMAVLEAFIHDPLLTWRLTNAPSPAGPNFRNDRDTAMPVPGGVRARRQSILDSDVAPSELLNAPEPSIQTRARARTNSSAGVPETNGGAPEVESQNARAVEVLDRVQQKLTGRDFKNNEELDVINQVNKLIMEATKLENLCQHYIGWCSFW from the exons ATGGCGCAAGCACAGCAGATCGCCTTGGAGCGACTGGAGCAAGTCTCCCGCGGCCTCAAGTCAAA GGTTAGCGACGATTTGCGAAAGCGATCCGCCGTTCAGCTTCGCGAGCTCGTAGTTATTTGCCATCGAGACCTTAGCCCCGAATTGTTCCAGTCCTTCTACAACGCAGTCAACAACAGGATTACACAGCTCATCACACATGGAAGCGACTCTTCCGAGCGACTCGGCGGTATCTACGCTCTCGATGCGCTCATCGACTTCGAAGGCGTCGATGTCGCCGTTAAATACACGCGTTTCACCCAGAATCTAAAGACGATCCTCCGTGGAAAAGACATTAACCCTATGCAACCAGCCGCAATCGCGCTTGGAAAGTTATGTCGACCCGGCGGATCGATGATATCGGAGGTGGTGGATTCAGAGGTCAACACAGCACTCGAATGGCTACAGAACGACCGCGTGGAAGAGCGACGATATAGTGCCGTCCTCGTCCTGCGTGAATTGGCCCGCAGCGCCCCAACGCTCATGTATCAATACATCCCGACAATTTTTGACTGGATCTGGATTGGTCTTCGAGACTCCAGACAGCTCATCCGGGCGACATCTGCGGAAACAGTTAGCGCCTGCTTCCGAATCCTTCGCGAACGAGACCAAGAGATGAAGCAGCGGTGGATGAGCAATATTTACAACGAAGCGAAGCAGggtctcaaggtcaacaccGTTGAATCCATCCACGGTTCATTACTCGTCTTGaaagagcttctcgagcAGGGCGCCATGTACATGCAGGAGCATTACCAACAAGCGTGTGAGATTGTCTTTAAGCACAAGGACCACAGAGACCCGACCATTCGAAAGACAGTGGTCCTCTTGATCCCCGACCTTGCTAGTTATTCTCCGGCCGATTTCGCGCACACATGGCTACACAAGTTTATGGTGTACCTGTCGGgcatgctcaagaaggacaaggagagAAACGATGCTTTCCTGGCAATCGGTAACATTGCCAATTCGGTCAAGAGCGCCATTGCTCCTTATCTTGACGGTGTTTTGATCTACGTACGCGAAGGTCTCAGCGTGCAGTCCCGTAAGAGGGGATCAGTCGATCCGGTATTCGACTGTATCAGTCGTCTCGCCGTGGCTGTAGGCCAGACGCTCAGCAAGTATATGGAGGCACTGTTGGATCCCATCTTTGCATGCGACCTTACCCCTAAACTGACACAggcccttgttgatatggcTTTCTACATCCCTCCAGTCAAACCCACAATCCAAGAACGATTACTCGATATGCTCAGTGTGGTGCTCTGCGGCGAACCCTTCAAGCCGCTCGGTGCGCCTCACCCCAACACTCTTACCTCCGTTCCAATTATTCCCAAGGACGCCAAGGATCCTCTCGCTTATGAGCATCGAAGGGCCGAGGTCAAGCTGGCGCTCAACACTCTTGGCAGCTTCGATTTCTCCGGACATGTTTTGAACGAGTTCGTCCGGGATGTCGCAATCAAGTAcgtcgaagatgaagacCCAGAAATTCGGGAGGCGGCTGCTTTGACATGCTGTCAACTCTACGTCCGCGATCCTATTGTCAACCAGACCAGTTATCATGCACTCCAGGTAGTCGGGGATGTTATAGAAAAACTTCTCACTGTCGGAGTCTCAGATCCTGAACCAAACATAAGAAGAACGGTCCTGGCAGCTCTCGACGAACGATTCGATCGACActtggccaaggccgagaacATCCgcattcttttcttcgcgCTCAACGATGAGGTCTTTTCCATTAGGGAAGTCGCCATCTCTATCATTGGCCGTTTGGCTAGATACAATCCAGCCTATGTTATTCCTTCGCTACGAAAGACGCTCATCCAACTACTCACTGAGCTGGAATTCTCCGACGTGGCCCGCAACAAAGAGGAGAGCGCTAAGCTATTGAGTCTCTTGGTCCAGAATGCGCAGTCTCTCATCAAGCCATACGTCGAGCCCATGATCTCGGTTCTCTTACCCAAAGCGAAAGACCCCAACCCGTCGGTGGCtgccaccatcctcaaggcTATCGGTGAGCTCGCGACTGTTGGTGGCGAGGACATGATGCCATACAAAGACCGATTGATGCCTCTCATTCTTGATGCGCTACAAGACCAAAGCTCCAATGCGAAGAGAGAGGCCGCCTTGCACGCACTTGGACAGCTTGCAAGCAACTCCGGATACGTCATTTTACCATATATCGAGTACCCTCAACTTCTAGAAATCTTGCAGAGCATCATCAGAACCGAAGGGCAACGAGTGCCATTGCGACAAGAAACCATCAAACTTATGGGTATTCTCGGTGCGCTGGATCCTTACAAACACCAG GCCGAAGAACGAACTCCTGATTCACGAAATGGCGAGGCCACTCAATTGACCGACATCTCTCTCATGATGACCGGCCTGACACCATCGAACAAGGAGTACTTCCCTACCGTCGTCATTAATGCCCTCCTCCAAATCTTGAAGGATTCATCCCTCGTCCAGCACCACGCCGCTGTGATTGAAGCAATTATGAACATCTTCCGCACTCTGGGCTTGGAGTGTGTGTCTTTCCTCGACCGAATTATCCCGGCATTCCTTCAAGTCATTCGATCGGCCACCTCCACAAGGCTCGAATCGTACTTCAACCAACTCGCTACTCTTGTCAGCATTGTCAGACAACACATCCGAAACTACCTGCCATCAATTGTCGAGATCCTTCAAGAATACTGGCACACCTCTCCATCGCTGCAGACTACTATTCTGTCGCTCGTTGAGGCTATCTCCAGGTCGCTTGAGGGTGAATTCAAGATTTACCTCGCTGGTCTCTTGCCGTTGATGCTTGGAGTCTTGGACAAGGATAACTCTGCTAAGCGCACGCCATCTGAGAGGGTTATGCACGCTTTCTTAGTGTTTGGTGCCAGCGCGGAGGAGTACATGcatctcatcatcccagTTATAGTCCGCACATTCGAGAAACAGGGTCAGCCTACATTTATTAGAAAGCAGGCCATCGACACCATTGGCAAAATCTCTCGACAAGTCAACCTTAATGACTACGCCGCAAAGATCATCCACCCTCTCACACGTGTGTTGGACATGGGTGAGCCTGTGCTACGAACCGCGGCTCTGGATACCCTCTGTGCTCTCATTCAGCAATTAGGTAAGGACTACCTGCACTTCATGGGCACCgtcaacaagaccatcaaccAGCACCAAATCCAGCACTCCAACTACGAGCTGCTTGTGAGCAAGCTCCAGAAGGGAGAAGTTTTGCCACAGGACCTCAGCTCGGGGGCTGGTTTTGGCGATGGAGCCGACGAGGCTACCTTTGCCGACCAAGGCACGAAGAAGCTAGAGATGAATGCCATTCACCTCAAGGCTGCCTGGGATACAAAGGGCAAGTCGACCAAGGAGGATTGGCAAGAGTGGCTACGACGCTTCAGTACTACTCTACTTACAGAATCACCGAACCACGCCCTTCGAGCTTGCGCCAGTCTTGCGAGCGTATACCTTCCTCTTGCTCGCGAGCTGTTCAATTCTGCgtttgtgtcttgttggaGTGAACTATATGAGCAGTTCCAAGACGAGCTCATCCAGAATATTGAGAGCGCAATCAAGTCCGAGAACGTTCCACCGGATCTGTTGGGTCTTTTGCTCAACCTCGCTGAGTTCATGGAGCATGACGACAAGGCTTTGCCGATCGACATCAGAGTCCTGGGTAGGGAGGCTGCTCGTTGTCACGCGTACGCAAAGGCTTTGCACTACAAGGAACTCGAGTTCCTGCAGGATCAGAGCAGTGGTGCTGTCGAGGCTTTGATCGTTATCAACAATCAGCTCCAACAGTCTGATGCTGCCATTGGTATTCTTCGCAAAGCTCAACTGTATAAGGAAGGCATTCAGCTTCGAGAGACCTGGTTCGAGAAGTTGGAGCGTTGGGAAGAAGCGCTTGCGTTTTACAACAAGCGTGAGGAGGAAGTGCCCGAGGATCAAGCAATTCCCGTCGACATTGTTATGGGAAAGATGCGTTGTTTGCATGCCTTGGGAGAGTGGGAGGCACTGGCTTCGCTGACTGGCAGCACCTGGGCCAACTCTACACCAGAAGTCCAAAGGATGATTGCACCTTTGGCAACAGCTGCCGCTTGGGGTCTCAACAAGTGGGATTCCATGGACAACTACCTTTCATCGCTCAAGAGGTACTCACCTGATCGTTCATTCTTTGGTGCCATTCTGGCTCTCCACCGAAACCAGTTCCGCGAGGCCATAGCGTGTGTCACGCAAGCTCGTGAAGGTCTGGATACCGAGTTGAGTGCCCTG CAAtgcgatgagaagaagcaggccaTTATGAGACGAACCTGGGAAACACGACTTAAGGGTTGTCAAAGGAACGTCGAGGTTTGGCAGCGCATGCTCAGGCTACGTGCTATAGTGATTGCACCAACTGAGAACATGCACATGTGGATCAAGTTCGCCAACCTTTGCCGCAAGTCTGGTCGAATGGGTCTCGCCGAAAAGTCACTCAAACAACTTATCGGAACAGACGCTCCTTTGGAGTCTATGATTCCCTACTGGAACGATCAGCGACAACCCGGACCTGGTCCTAGAAGCGCGCCGGCAGCACAGGTCATCTACGCTGTGCTCAAGTACCAATGGGAGACTGGACAacaagctgccaagaagacaaaCATCCCCGAAAAGACACTGTACTGCTTGCGCAAGTTTACTAATGATGCTGCGCAGAGATTGGATATCACCAGGGCCCATCTCAATGCTCAAGTGGGCAGTGAAGTCAACATCACGGGCGACTACGGCTTCCAGAACCCTATGGATCCTACGATTATGAGCCCTCAGACCCAGCGGGCGTTGTATGAACAAACGGTCCTGTTGGCCAAGTGCTACTTGAGACAGGGAGAATGGCTGATTGCACTCAACAAGGACGACTGGCAATACACTCAGGTCCAAGACATCCTCACCTCTTACTCTCAGGCGACCAAGTACAACCCTCGTTGGTACAAGGCTTGGCACGCTTGGGCACTGGCAAACTTTGAGATCGTGCAGACTCTTACAGCCCAGAACGAAGGAACCTTATCGAGGGCGGATCAATCCATGGTGATTGAACACGTGGTACCAGCTGTCAAgggcttcttcaagtcgatCGCGCTGTCTGAAGGAAGCTCGCTGCAGGACACTCTTCGTCTGCTCACTCTCTGGTTCACTCATGGAGGCAGCGCGGATGTCACTTCAGCTGTCACAGAAGGCTTTGCTAATGTCAGCGTCGACACGTGGCTGGAGGTCATTCCCCAGTTGATTGCACGAATCAACCAGCCTAACAAGCGCGTTCAGCAATCGGTGCATAACTTGCTTGCCGATGTTGGACGAgctcatcctcaagctttgGTGTATCCTCTCACCGTCGCCATGAAGTCCTGGCAGAACACCAGGCGATCTCGTTCCGCAGCTCAAATTATGGATAGCATGCGACAACATAGCGCAAACTTGGTCGCTCAGGCAGACATTGTCAGCCACGAACTCATTCGCGTGGCCGTCTTGTGGCACGAGCTTTGGCATGAGGGACTCGAAGAAGCCTCGCGCTTGTACTTTGGCGATCACAACATTGAAGGCATGTTTGCCACTCTGGAGCCTCTAcacgagcttcttgagcgtGGACCCGAGACTCTTCGTGAGATTTCGTTCGCGCAAGCATTTGGTCGCGACCTTAAGGAGGCTCAAGACTGGTGCAGACAATACGAGACAAGCCAAGACGTCAACGACCTGAACCAGGCATGGGATTTGTACTACCAGGTATTCCGCAGAATAAGCAGGCAGTTACCTCAGGTTACAACTCTCGAGTTGACGTACTGTTCACCCAAATTGCTCAACGCAAAGAACCTCGACCTCGCTGTGCCGGGAACATACAAGAGCGGGCAGCCTATTGTCCGTATCATGTCTTTCGACACGACGTTTAGCGTTATCAACTCTAAGCAGCGCCCGCGAAAGCTTAATGTCAATGGCAGCGACGGAAAGTCGTAcgccttccttctcaagggTCACGAAGATATTCGTCAGGATGAAAGAGTCATGCAGCTGTTTGGTCTCTGCAATACCCTCCTATCGCACGACTCGGAATGCTTCAAGCGTCACCTCAACATCCAGCGCTACCCAGCTATTCCTCTGTCGCAAAACAGTGGTCTGCTCGGATGGGTTCCCAACAGTGACACCCTCCACGTCCTTATCAGGGAGTACCGAGAGAGTCGCAAGATTTTGCTGAATATCGAACATCGAATCATGCTCCAGATGGCTCCCGATTACGACAACCTGACCCTGATGCAAAAGGTCGAGGTCTTTGGTTACGCCTTGGACAACACCACCGGCCAAGATCTCTACCGTGTATTATGGCtcaagtcaaagtcgtccGAGGCTTGGCTCGAGAGGCGAACAAACTACACTCGCTCGCTCGGTGTCATGTCCATGGTCGGCTACATTCTCGGATTGGGTGATCGTCACCCGTCCAACTTGATGCTTGACCGTGTCACCGGAAAGATTATCCACATCGATTTCGGTGATTGTTTTGAGGTTGCGATGAAGCGTGAAAAGTACCCCGAGCGGGTTCCTTTCCGTCTGACCCGAATGTTGACCTATGCCATGGAGGTCAGCAACATTGAGGGTAGTTTCAGAATCACATGTGAGAACGTAATGAGGGTATTGAGAGACAACAAGGAAAGCGTCATGGCTGTTCTCGAAGCG TTCATCCATGACCCTCTCCTCACATGGCGTCTAACAAACGCCCCCTCCCCAGCAGGCCCCAACTTCCGCAACGACAGAGACACCGCCATGCCCGTGCCCGGCGGCGTCCGCGCCCGTCGCCAATCCATCCTCGACAGCGACGTCGCCCCCTCCGAACTCCTCAACGCTCCCGaaccatccatccaaacACGCGCGCGCGCCCGCACAAACAGCTCCGCCGGCGTCCCCGAGACCAACGGCGGCGCTCCAGAAGTCGAAAGCCAAAACGCGCGAGCCGTCGAGGTTCTCGATCGCGTGCAGCAGAAGCTCACAGGTCGTGATTTTAAGAATAACGAGGAGCTGGATGTTATTAACCAGGTTAATAAGTTGATCATGGAGGCGACGAAGCTGGAGAATCTGTGTCAGCATTATATCGGATGGTGTAGTTTCTGGTAG